In the Streptomyces sp. 3214.6 genome, CGCCGACGCGGTCCCCTTGCGTCGCGATCTCCAGGCTGGCCGCCCAGACGGGCTTGGACTCGTCCATGGTCGCCAGCATCCGCGTCCACACGCTGCGAAACCGCTCCAGCGAGCCTCCCTCCTCGGTGTCGCGCCGGTCGGCCGGGTCGAACTTCTCGCCCCACTCCTGCACCAGCTCCACGAACGCCTGGGTGAGGAGGGCGTCCTTCGAGCCGTAGTGGTAGCCGATGGACGCCAGGTTGGTCCCCGACTCCTTCACGATGTCGCGCGCCGTCGTGCGCACGAACCCCTTCTCCAGCAGGCAGCGCTTGGCGCCTTCGAGCAGATCCTCACGGTGTCCCATGCCCGCCACCCTACCCCGGATCCATACAACCGTCCCAGACGCATGACTTATACATTCGTTCTAGACAACCGTTTAATACGTCCGTACAGTTCTCGGCATGACGAACTCGACGAGCACCACCACACCCCCGGCGGCCCGCGCCGGCCGCCGCGAATGGACCGCCCTCGGCGTGCTGATGCTCCCGCTGCTGCTGGTCTCGATGGACGTCTCCGTCCTCTACTTCGCGATCCCGGCGATCAGCGCCGACCTGGAGCCGAGCGGCACACAGCAGCTGTGGATCTTCGACATCTACGCCTTCGTCCTGGCCGGCCTGCTGATGACGATGGGCTCGCTGGGCGACCGGATAGGCCGCCGCAAGCTCCTCCTGATCGGCGCGGCCGCCTTCGGCACCGCCTCCCTCATGGCGGCCTACGCGAACAGCGCCGAGACCCTGATCGCGGCCCGCGCGCTCCTCGGCATCGGCGGCGCGACCCTGATGCCCTCGACGATGTCGCTGATCCGCACGATGTTCACCGACCCCGGCCAGCGCGCGAAGGCGATCGGTCTGTGGTCCGGCGTGATGACGGCAGGCGTCGCACTCGGCTCGGTGATGAGCGGGGTGCTCGTCGAGTACTTCTGGTGGGGCTCGGTGTTCCTGGTCAACCTGCCCGCGATGGCGCTGCTGCTGGTCCTCGGCCCTATCCTGCTGCCCGAGTCCCGCGACCCGGCCCCCGGCCGCTTCGACTGGCCGAGCGTCCCGCTGTCGATGGCCGCCCTGCTCCCCGTGATCTACGGCCTGAAGGAGATCGCCGCCGAGGGCTGGCACACCGAGTACATCGTCTCGATCACCTTCGGCCTGCTCTTCGCCGCCCTCTTCGTCCACCGCCAGCGCACGGCGGACTCACCGATGATCTCCCCGCTGCTGTTCCGCGGCCACGGTTTCGCGCCCGCCGTCGTCCTCAACCTCGTCGCCTCGTTCGGGATGATGGGCTCGGCGTACTTCACCACGCAGTACCTTCAGTCGGTCCTCGACAAGAGCGCGCTGGAGGCGGCCCTGTGGGCGCTGCTGCCCTCGGTGCCCATCGGCATGACCGCCCCGCTGGCCACCTCGCTGGTCCAGAAGGGCGTCAACCGGGCCTACGTCGTGACGGCGGGCTTCGTGATCGCCGCGGCCGGCTACACCCTGCTGCTCTTCGCCGGCACCGACTCCCTGTGGCTCGTGCTGGTCGCCTGCGGGGTCCTCGCCTCCGGGATGGTCGTGGTCGTCTCCCAGATGACGGACCTGGCGATAGGCGCGGCCCCGGTCGAGCGCGCCGGCTCGGCCTCCTCCCTGCTGGAGACCGGCGGCGAGTTCGGCGGCGCCCTGGGCATGGCGGTCCTCGGCTCCATCGGCACGGCGATCTACCGCCACGACATCCCGGCCTCCGCACCGGCCCCGGCCCGGGAGACCCTCGGCGGCGCACTCGCGGTCGCCGACCACCTCCCGGGGCGCACGGGAGACGCCCTGGCGACGGCGGCGCGGGAGGCCTTCACCCACGGCATGCAGGGCGCGGCGATCGCGGCAGCGGTGCTGCTGACGGGGGCGGCGGTGGCCGCGTCAGCGACCCTGCGGAGGATCCGGGTGAAGTAGCAGGCCATGCAAAACGCCGGACGGGCTGACCAAGTCAGCCCGTCCGGCGTTTGAGGACGAGGCCCCTTCAGGGCCGAAGCGGGGGCCTGGGGGCGGCAGCCCCCAGGGACGGCAACCTCAGACGAGGTTCACCGCACGAGCGGACGTCGCGCCGATCTCCTCGGCAACCTCGGCCAGCACCGCGACAGGCACCGTGTCGTCAACCGTGAGCACGGCCAGCGCCTCGCCGCCGGCGACCGCGCGAGCGACCTGCATCCCGGCGATGTTGATCCCCGCCTCGCCGAAGATCCGGCCGACGGTGCCGACGACGCCCGGACGGTCCTCGTACTTCAGGACGACCATGTGGTCGGCGAGCGCGAGGTCGACGTCGTACTCGCCGACCGCGACGATCTTCTGGAGGTGCTTCGGACCGGCCAGCGTGCCGGAGACCGACACCTCCTCGCCGTCCGAGAGCGTGCCGCGCACGGTCACGACGTTACGGTGGTCGGCCGACTCGGAGCTGGTCGTCAGCCGCACCTCGACGCCGCGCTCCTGCGCGAACAGCGGGGCATTGACGTACGACACCGTCTCGTCGACGACGTCCTCGAACACACCCTTCAGAGCGGACAGCTCCAGCACCTTCACATCGTGCTGGGTGATCTCGCCGTACACCTCGACGTCGAGGCGGACCGCGACCTCGCCGGCGAGCGCGGTGAAGATACGGCCGAGGCGCTCCGCGAGGGGCAGACCGGGCTTGACGTCCTCGGCGATGACACCGCCCTGGACGTTCACCGCGTCCGGCACGAGCTCACCGGCGAGGGCGAGCCGCACGGAACGCGCGACCGCGATACCGGCCTTCTCCTGCGCCTCGTCGGTCGAGGCGCCGAGGTGCGGGGTGGAGACGACCTGGTCGAACTCGAACAGCGGGGAGTCCGTGCAGGGCTCCTTCGCGTACACGTCGAGGCCGGCACCGGCGACCCGGCCCTCCTTCAGCGCCGAGTACAGCGCCTCCTCGTCGACGATCCCGCCGCGCGCCGCGTTGACGATCCGCACGCTCGGCTTGACCTTGCGCAGCGCCTCGTCACCGATCAGACCAACCGTCTCGGGGGTCTTCGGCAGGTGCACGGTGATGAAGTCGGAGACCTCCAGCAGCTCGTCCAGCGAGAGCACCTTGACGCCCATCTGGGCGGCCCGGGCGGGCTGGATGTAGGGGTCGTAGGCCACGACCTTCATGCCGAAGGCGGACATGCGCTGGGCGACCAGCGCACCGATCCGGCCCAGACCCACGACGCCCAGGGTCTTCTCGGCCAGCTCGACGCCCGTGTACTTGCTGCGCTTCCACTCGCCGTTCTTCAGCGCGGCGTTGGCCTGCGGGATGTGGCGGGCGGTGGCGAGCAGCAGACCGCAGGCCAGCTCGGCGGCCGTCACGATGTTCGAGGTGGGGGCGTTGACGACCATCACGCCGGCCTTGGTGGCGGCGGAGACGTCGACGTTGTCCAGGCCGACGCCGGCTCGTGCGACGACCTTCAGCTTGTTCGCGGCGGCGATCGCCTCGGCGTCGACCTTGGTGGCCGAGCGGATCAGGATCGCGTCGACGTCGGCGATGGCCGGGAGCAGTTCGGCTCGGTCCGCTCCGTTGCAGTGCCGGATCTCGAAGTCCGGGCCAAGCGCGTCCACGGTCGCGGGCGACAGCTCTTCAGCGATGAGTACGACAGGTTTCGAGCTCACGTGAGTCCTCACAAGTCCAAAGCGTGCGGACGGCCGTCCCGACGGCCGCAGGCGGAGGAGGGGCTAGCCGCGTGGAAGACGCACGACGCTGTGGGCCTGAACGCGTATGTAGTGCAGCAGTGTAGTGCTGCGCCGGAGGTCGCCTTACGCCTCCGCGAAAGGATCACCCGTCCGTGGCAGGACGGAATGGACAACGGGGCCGGAGCGACTCGCTCCGGCCCCCTGCCCCGAGGCTCACGCCTCGTCGTTCACCCAGCTCATCAGCTTGCGGAGCTGCTTGCCCGTGGTCTCCAGCAGGTGCTCGGAGTCCGCGGTCTTGTACTCGTTGTACTTCTTCAGGCCGCCGTGGTACTCGTCCATCCAGTTCTGGGCGAAGGTGCCGTCCTGGATCTCGGCGAGGACCCGCTTCATCTCGGCCTTGGTGGCGTCGGTGATGATGCGCGGGCCGGTGATGTAGTCGCCCCACTCGGCGGTCTCGGAGACGCTCCAGCGCATCTTCTCCAGGCCGCCCTCGTACATGAGGTCCACGATCAGCTTCAGCTCGTGCAGGCACTCGAAGTAGGCGATCTCCGGCTGGTAGCCGGCCTCGACCAGGGTCTCGAAGCCCGCCTTGACCAGCGCCGAGGTGCCACCGCACAGCACGGCCTGCTCACCGAACAGGTCGGTCTCGGTCTCCTCGGTGAAGGTCGTCTTGATGACGCCGGCGCGGGTGCCGCCGATGCCCTTGGCGTACGACAGGGCGAGCGCGAAGGCGTTGCCGGTGGCGTCCTGCTCGACGGCGGCGATCGCGGGGACGCCGCGGCCCTCCTCGTACTGGCGGCGGACCAGGTGGCCCGGGCCCTTCGGGGCGACGAGCGCGACGTCGACGCCCGCCGGGGCCTTGATGAAGCCGAAGCGGACGTTGAAGCCGTGCGCGAAGAACAGCGCGTCGCCGTCCTTCAGGTTGTCCTTGATGGACTCCTCGTAGACCTGGGCCTGGATCGGGTCCGGGATGAGGATCATGATGACGTCGGCCTCGGCGGCGGCCTCGGCCGGGGTCACCACGCGCAGGCCCTGCTCCTCGGCCTTGGCCTTGGACTTGGAGCCCTCGTGCAGACCGACCCGGACGTCGACACCCGAGTCGCGGAGCGACAGCGCGTGGGCGTGGCCCTGGCTGCCGTATCCGATGACCGCGACCTTGCGGCCCTGGATGATGGACAGGTCGGCGTCGGCGTCGTAGAACAGCTCGGCCACTTTGGGTTCTCTCCTTGTGTGCAGGTGTTGCGTCCCACCGTATGACGGCGGGCGGAAGGGAAGTTTCGGGGTCTCGGCATACGGGCGGTACGCGGGCGGCCGGGGTCGTCCCGACCGCCCGGAACCATCCTTACGCCGACCGGTCGAGAGCGCGCAGCGAGCGGTCCGTGATCGAACGGGCACCGCGGCCGATCGCGATCGAGCCGGACTGGACCAGCTCCTTGATGCCGTACGGTTCCAGCATCTTGAGCATGGCGGTGAGCTTGTCGCTGCCGCCGGTGGCCTCGATGGTGACGGCCTCCGGGGAGACGTCGACGGTCTTGGCGCGGAACAGCTGGACGATCTCGACGATCTGCGAGCGCGTCTCGTTGTCGGCGCGCACCTTCACCAGAACGAGTTCGCGGTGAACGGCCTGTCCCGGCTCCAGTTCGACGATCTTCAGCACCTCGACGAGCTTGTTGAGCTGCTTGGTGACCTGCTCCAGCGGCAGGGCGTCGACGCTCACCACGATCGTGATGCGGGAGATGTCGGCGTGCTCGGTGACGCCGACGGCGAGCGAGTCGATGTTGAAGCCTCGGCGGGAGAACAGGGCGGCGATCCGGGCCAGGATGCCCGGCTTGTTCTCCACCAGGACGGAGAGCGTGTGCTTGGACATGTCTTCTTTACGTCTCTCTCGCTCAGTCGTCTTCGTTGTCGCCGAAGTCGGGGCGGACGTCCCGGGCGGCCAGGATCTCGTCGTTGGAGGTGCCGGCGGCGACCATCGGCCACACCATCGCGTCCTCGTGGACGATGAAGTCGACGACGACGGGGCGGTCGTTGATCGAGTTCGCCTCCTCGATGACCTTGTCGAGGTCGTCCGGCGACTCACAGCGGATGGCGTAGCAGCCCATGGCCTCCGACAGCTTCACGAAGTCGGGGACACGGGTGCCCCGGGCCTCCGGGTTGACGTCGTTCGGGCCGGAGTGCAGCACGGTGTTGGAGTAGCGCTGGTTGTAGAACAGGGTCTGCCACTGGCGGACCATCCCGAGAGCGCCGTTGTTGATGATGGCGACCTTGATCGGGATGTTGTTCAGGGCGCAGGTGGTGAGTTCCTGGTTGGTCATCTGGAAGCAGCCGTCGCCGTCGATCGCCCAGACCGTCCGGTCCGGGGCGCCGGCCTTGGCGCCCATCGCGGCCGGGACCGCGTAGCCCATGGTGCCCGCGCCGCCGGAGTTCAGCCAGGTTGCGGGCTTCTCGAACTGGACGAAGTGCGCGGACCACATCTGGTGCTGGCCGACGCCCGCGGCGAAGATCGTGTTCTCGGGCGCGAGCTGCCCGATGCGCTCGATGACCTGCTGCGGGGAGAGCGAGCCGTCGGACGGCTGGTCGTAGCCGAGCGGGTAGGTCTCGCGCCAGCGGCTGAGGTCCTTCCACCAGGCGGTGTAGTCGCCCTGCTGGCCCTCGCTGTGCTCCTTCTGGACGGCCTGGACCAGGTCGGCGATGACCTCGCGCGCGTCCCCGACGATCGGGACGTCGGCGGCGCGGTTCTTGCCGATCTCCGCCGGGTCGATGTCCGCGTGGACGATCTTGGCGTACGGCGCGAAGCTGTCGAGCTTGCCGGTGACGCGGTCGTCGAAGCGGGCGCCGAGGGCGACGATCAGGTCGGCCTTCTGCAGACCGGTGACGGCGGCGACGGAGCCGTGCATGCCGGGCATGCCCAGGTGCTGCGGGTGGCTGTCGGGGAACGCGCCCAGCGCCATCAGAGTGGTGGTGACGGGCGCGCCGGTCAGCTCGGCGAGGACCTTCAGCTCGGCGGTCGCGCTGGCCTTGAGGACGCCACCGCCGACGTAGAGGATCGGGCGCTTGGCGGCGGTGATCAGCTTGGCGGCCTCGCGGATCTGCTTGGCGTGCGGCTTGGTCACCGGGCGGTAGCCGGGCAGGTCCATGGTGGGCGGCCAGGAGAACGTGGTCTTCGCCTGGAGGATGTCCTTGGGGATGTCGACCAGGACCGGCCCGGGGCGGCCGGTGGAGGCGATGTGGAAGGCCTGCGCGACGACCCGCGGGATGTCCTCCGCCTTGGTGACCAGGAAACTGTGCTTGGTGATCGGCATGGTGATGCCGACGATGTCCGCCTCTTGGAAGGCGTCCGTACCGATCGCCTTGGACACGACCTGCCCGGTGATCGCGACCAGCGGCACCGAGTCCATGTGCGCGTCCGCGATCGGAGTGACCAGGTTGGTGGCGCCCGGCCCGGACGTCGCCATGCACACCCCGACCTTGCCGGTGGCCTGGGCATAGCCGGTGGCCGCGTGACCGGCGCCCTGCTCGTGACGGACCAGCACGTGACGCACCCGCTCGGAGTCCATCATCGGGTCGTACGCCGGCAGGATGGTGCCTCCGGGAATGCCGAATACCGTGTCGGCGCCGACCTCCTCGAGAGAACGGATGAGGGACTGCGCACCCGTCACGTGCTCGACGGACGCGGAGTGCTGTCCTCCGGATCGGGGCCGCGGCTGCGGATGGGCCCCGGTGGCCTGCTCGGTCATCGGCATTCTCTTCTCGATGCTGAGGGTTTTACTGAGGGTCTTACTGGGGTTCGCCTCGGGTCGTGCGGCGAGGGTGCTGCGGGTTTTGTGCAACAAAAAACCCCTCGTGCCAAAAGGCAAGCGAGGGGAGCGCGCCGGGTGTGGGTCGCTGTGAGTTCCGGGACCGCCCGGACGTCACCAGCTTCAGCCGACGCGCTTTCCAAGTACGAGAATTCGGGTGCGCATGGCATTGACCCTCCCCCTGGCGCGCACCGACTGTCAAGTGGGTGGGACGGGAGTCTCATTATGTGAGCGAAGGGCACTTCCGCTCCCCAGGACGGCGGCGACACCACTGGTGTACACCCCCGCGCCGCCGCCCGCGAACGCGGGCTCGGCCGGGCCGTGCGGCAGGGGGTAGCGGCCGGTCGCCAGGGCCCGGCGCAGCCGGTACTCGTCGAGCGGACCGGAGAACGCCATGCCCTGTCCGTGCGTGCAGCCCATCGCGCGCAGCGCCACGACCTGCTCGGGCAGATCCACGCCCTCCGCGACGGACTGCAGCCCGAGGTCACCGGCGATCCGCAGCAGCCCGCTGGTGATCTTGTGCAGCCGCGCGGACTCGACGACCCCCTCGACCAGCGTACGGTCGAGTTTGAGTACGTCGACGGGGAGCCGGCGCAGTGCCGTGAGCGTCGCGTAGCCGCTGCCGAAGCCGTCGAGGGCGATCCGGACGCCGAGGCGCCTCAGGGCCCCGAGGCGGCGCTCCAGCTCGTCCAGCGGCACCCTGGGGTCGGTGTCCGACAGTTCGACCACCAGCGCCCCGGACGGCAGCCCGTGCCGGGTCAGCAGCGCCTCGACGGAGCCCAGCGGCATCGACCGGTCCAGCAGCCGGCGGGCGCTGACCCGGACGACGACCGGCACGTTCAGCCCGCTCGCGGCGCGGTCGGCCGCCTGCTCGACGGCCTCTTCCAGCATCCAGCGGCCCAGCTCGGCGGTCTTGTCGCTGTCCTCCGCGACCCGCAGGAACTCGGCGGGGGTGAAGAGCACCCCTTGGGAGGAGCGCCAACGGGCCTGCGCGGCGACCGACGAGATCCGGCCGTCCTCCAGGCGCACCAGCGGCTGGTGCAGCAGCGCGAACTCGCCGTCGTGCAGCGCGGCACGCAGCCGCGTGGCCAGCTCCGCCTTGCGTACGACGTCCTGCTGCATCTGTGGCATGTACAGCTCGACCCGGCCCTTGCCGGCCGCCTTGGCGCGGTACATGGCGAGGTCGGCGTTGCGCAGCAGCTCACCGGCGCCGAGACCGGGCTCGGCGAAGGCGACGCCGATGGAGGCGGCGACGCGCACTTCGTTGCCGTCGATGAGGTACGGCTGGGAGAGCGTGAGCCGGAGACGGTCGGCGAGTTCCATTATGTGGCGTTCCCGGGCGGCACGGTCGCGGGTGCCGTCGCCGACGATCAGGGCCGCGAACTCGTCGCCGCCCAGCCGGGAGGCGGTGTCGCCGTGCCGGACCGCGTCCTGGAGCCGGCGGGCGGCCTGGACCAGCAGTTCGTCGCCGGCGGCGTGGCCGATCGTGTCGTTGACGGCCTTGAAGCCGTCCAGGTCGATGAAGAGGACCGCTGTGTTGCGCAGGGCGGGGCCCCGGTCGGAGCTGCGGCGGCCTGACAGGGCCTGCTGGACACGCCGGGTGAACAGCGCGCGGTTGGGCAGGTCGGTGAGCGGGTCGTGCTCGGCGTTGTGCTGGAGCTGCGCCTGCAGACGTACGCGCTCGGTGACGTCCCGGCTGTTGAAGATCAGGCCGCCGTGGTGGCGGTTGACGGTCGACTCGACGTTGAGCCAGCCTCCGTCGCCGGAGCGGAACCGGCACTCGATGCGCGTGGTGGGTTCCTCCTGGGGGCTGACGGCGAGGAAGCGGCGCACCTCGTGCACCACGCAGCCCAGGTCCTCCGGGTGGATGAGATGGGCCAGCTCGGTGCCCACCAGTTCCTCGGCGGGCCGCCCGTAGACGCCTGCGGCGGCCGGGGAGACGTACCGCAGGATGCCGCTGTGGGCGGCGATCATGATGACGTCGCTGGAGCCCTGCACCAGGGAGCGGAAGTGGTTCTCCTGTTGCGCCAGTTCCTGGGTGAGGGAGACGTTGTCGAGCAGCATGATCCCCTGCCGCACGACGAGGGCGAGCACGACCGCGCCGCCGGTGAGCAGCACCACGCGGTCGACGCTGTGGCCGTTGAGAACGTTGTAGAGGATCCCCAGGGTGCAGACGGCGGCCGCGAGATACGGCGTGAGGGCGGCCAGGGAGCCGGTGATGGGCCGGGTGACCGGATACCGGCCGGCCTCGCCTCCCGGGAGAGGCGTCCGGTCCGGTGTCTGCGGGACGGCCGCCGGTGCGGACGGGTGCTGGGCCGTGCGCGACGGCCCGTGCGGGTGGCCTCCGGCGCGCTGCTGGCCGGGTACGTGCTCGTGCACCACACGCGTGTGCCCCTCGTCCGCCGCTCCCTGGCGGGAGGCGGCCCAGGGCGCGTACGCCAGGAGCAGCGAGCCCGCGAACCAGCCCGCGTCGAGGAGCTGGCCCGAGCGGTAGTTGTTGTGCAGCAGCGGCGAGGTGAACAGGGCGTCACACATGACGGTCAGCGCGAGCGCGCCGACGGCCGTGTTCACCGCCGGACGATTCACGGGTGACCGCCTGAAGTGGAGGACGAGCACCATGCTCACCAGGGCGATGTCGAGCAGCGGGTACGCCAGCGACAGCGCCGCGTGGGCCACGCTCGGTCCGTCGAACTTCGCCGCCTGGGCGAGCGCGAGGCTCCAGGAGAGGGTGAGCAGCGAGCCGGCGATCAGCCAGGCGTCCAGCGCCAGGCAGACCCAGCCCGCCTTCGTCATGGGGCGGGCGGCGAGCACCAGCAGCCCCACGATGGCCGGGGGCGCGAAGCACAGGAAGAACACATCGGCGATGCTGGGGCTGGGCACGGGCTGCCCCAGGACCACCTCGTACCACCCCCAGACGAAATTGCCGAGGGCCGCCATCGCCGAGGAGAGCGAGAACAGCAGCCAGGCGGGTCGAAAGCGGACACGCCGGGTGCGCGTGTAGAGCAGGCACGACACGGCGGCGGTGCCCGCCGCGGCCGTCAGTCCGAAGTCGCCCATGATCAGCGCGAGTTCGTCGGAGCCCCAGCCGAGCGCGGAACCGACGGCGTATCCCGCGCACATGACGGCCAGCAGGAGTTGGTGGACCAGGTTCGAACGGGAGCCGCCGGTGGGCGGCTGCGCGATGCGCGGCGTCCCCGTGGGAGCCTGCGTCCGCGGGGCTCCGTCGAGGAGGGGCGTGGAGGTCGGCGGCGAGCTCACCGGGTCCTCCCGGTCTGCGTCACTCCCGGATCCCTAGGGTCCCGGGGAGCCGGCTGCGTCCGGCGGCTGGCGCACCTGCGGTGGTGATGGCCGTGGTGGCTGCCGTGACCGTGTCCGCGCGCGGCCGAGCGCCAGGGTCGCCGTCGGCGGCTCCGCCGCGTCGGATCGTTCGTCCATAGGCCGTGCATCGCCCGTCGCCCCCCTCACAAGTCTGAAATGTCCATCCCTGACGCCGAACGTGCGCGGCGCCGCCCCTGTCGGGACGATACACCAGTCTCGTCACTCAGGGACATAGTTCCTCTACGCTGCGTGACGATCATCGGCATATGCGCCCGGATGGGGTACGGACCGCTTCCGGAGGACTGCGGAGGGTGCCCGAACCGGACTACGGGCCTGCCGTCGCCGTCATGATCCGTTCGCCGTGCCCGTCGTAAGGATCACGTTGCGCAGCGGCCGCCGGTTCATGAAGCGGCCCAGCTGGTCCACCAGGAGTCGCTCGGCGCGGGGCCGGAAGGCGGAGGTGGGGCCGCCGACATGCGGACTGACGAGGACACCCGGCGCACTCCACAACGGATGCCCCGGGGGCAGGGGTTCGGGGTCGGTGACGTCCAGGGCGGCCATGAGGCGACCGCTCTCCAGTTCGGCGAGCAGCGCCTTGGTGTCGACGACCGGTCCGCGGGCCACGTTGACCAGCAGGGCGCCGTCCTTCATATGGGCCAGGAACTCGGCGTCCACCAGGCCGAGCGTGGCCTCGTTCAGCGGCGTGGACACGATCACGACGTCCGCGTCGGGCAGCAGGGCGGGCAGTTCGGCGATCGGATGCACAGGGCCGCGCGCCGTCGTGCGCCAGGAGCGCGCGACGCGCGCCACCCGCGCCACCTCGAATGGCGCGAGCCGGTCCTCGATGGCGGAGCCGATGGAGCCGTACCCGACGATGAGCACGTTCTTGTCGGCGAGCGCGGGCCGGAACCCGCCGAGCCATTCGCCCCGGTCCTGGGCCCGCACGAAGTCGGGCACCCCGCGCAGCGACGCGAGGACCAGGGTGAGCGTGAGCTCGGCGGTGCTCGCCTCGTGCACCCCGCGCGCGTTGCACAGCCGTACCCCGGGGCGCAGGGACGGGAGGGCCGGTTCGACGTGGTCGATGCCGGCGGACAGCGTCTGGAGGACTTCCAGGGCGCTCATCGCGGGCAGGGGCCGCTGCCCGACGGCGGGGGGCTTCATGTAGGGAACGACGTAGAAGGCGCAGTCGGCCGGGTCCGCCGGAAAGTCCTCCTCCCCGTTCCAGAAGTGGTAGTTCGGCCCGTCAGGGAGACCCTCGATCTCCTCCGGAGGGATGGGAAGCCATACGTCAGTGCTCATGGGCGGGAGGCTATGTCAGGCACGCGCGTGTGCAGAGGTTAGGTTGGGGGTTCTGGGAGAGGGAGGGTTTCGGGCAGGTGGAGCGCAGGACGATCGGCGCGGGGGCGCTCGAGGTGGGGGCCGTCGGTCTCGGGTGCATGCCGATGAGCTGGGCGTACAGCGGGTCGCGGCAGCGGGGGGACGAGTCGCTGAGGGCGGTGCACCGGGCGTTGGACGCGGGTTCGTCCCTGTTGGACACCGCCGACATGTACGGGCCGTTCACCAATGAGCTGTTGCTGGGGCGGGTGCTGAGGGAGCGGCGCGGGGACGCGTTCGTGTCGACGAAGGTCGGTCTGCTGGTCGGCGAGCAGCACATCGTGGCCAACGGCCGCCCCGGGTATGTGAAACGGGCCTGCGACGCTTCCCTGCGGCGCCTGCAGACGGACGTCATCGACCTCTACCAGCTGCATCGCGCGGACCCCGAGGTCCCGGTCGAGGAGACGTGGGGTGCGATGGCCGAGCTCGTCCGGGCGGGCAAGGTGCGGGCGTTGGGGCTGTGCGCGGTGGGGGCTCGGGGTGGTCGCCGGGCCGGGGGGCGGCTGCACGACGGAACGATTCGGCAGCTGCGGCGGGTCCAGCAGGTCTTCCCGGTGAGCACGGTGGAGGCGGAGCTGTCGGTGTGGTCCCCGGAGGCGCTGGAGACGCTGCTGCCGTGGTGCGAGGCGCGCGGGGTCGGCTTCCTGGCGGCGATGCCGCTCGGCAACGGCTTCCTCACCGGCACGCTGACCCCGGGCGAGGGCTTCGAGCCGGACGACATGCGGGCCCGGCATCCCCGGTTCACCGCCGAGATGATGGCCGCGAACCAGCCGATCGTCGCCGGTCTGCGCCGGGTGGCCGCCCGGCACGGCACGTCCGTGACGGCGGCGCAGGTGGCGCTGGCCTGGGTGCTGGCGCAGGGCCGGCACGTGGTCCCCGTCCCGGGCTCCAAACAGGAGCGCTGGGTGACGGAGAACGCGGCGGCGGGCGCTCTGCGCC is a window encoding:
- a CDS encoding putative bifunctional diguanylate cyclase/phosphodiesterase codes for the protein MSSPPTSTPLLDGAPRTQAPTGTPRIAQPPTGGSRSNLVHQLLLAVMCAGYAVGSALGWGSDELALIMGDFGLTAAAGTAAVSCLLYTRTRRVRFRPAWLLFSLSSAMAALGNFVWGWYEVVLGQPVPSPSIADVFFLCFAPPAIVGLLVLAARPMTKAGWVCLALDAWLIAGSLLTLSWSLALAQAAKFDGPSVAHAALSLAYPLLDIALVSMVLVLHFRRSPVNRPAVNTAVGALALTVMCDALFTSPLLHNNYRSGQLLDAGWFAGSLLLAYAPWAASRQGAADEGHTRVVHEHVPGQQRAGGHPHGPSRTAQHPSAPAAVPQTPDRTPLPGGEAGRYPVTRPITGSLAALTPYLAAAVCTLGILYNVLNGHSVDRVVLLTGGAVVLALVVRQGIMLLDNVSLTQELAQQENHFRSLVQGSSDVIMIAAHSGILRYVSPAAAGVYGRPAEELVGTELAHLIHPEDLGCVVHEVRRFLAVSPQEEPTTRIECRFRSGDGGWLNVESTVNRHHGGLIFNSRDVTERVRLQAQLQHNAEHDPLTDLPNRALFTRRVQQALSGRRSSDRGPALRNTAVLFIDLDGFKAVNDTIGHAAGDELLVQAARRLQDAVRHGDTASRLGGDEFAALIVGDGTRDRAARERHIMELADRLRLTLSQPYLIDGNEVRVAASIGVAFAEPGLGAGELLRNADLAMYRAKAAGKGRVELYMPQMQQDVVRKAELATRLRAALHDGEFALLHQPLVRLEDGRISSVAAQARWRSSQGVLFTPAEFLRVAEDSDKTAELGRWMLEEAVEQAADRAASGLNVPVVVRVSARRLLDRSMPLGSVEALLTRHGLPSGALVVELSDTDPRVPLDELERRLGALRRLGVRIALDGFGSGYATLTALRRLPVDVLKLDRTLVEGVVESARLHKITSGLLRIAGDLGLQSVAEGVDLPEQVVALRAMGCTHGQGMAFSGPLDEYRLRRALATGRYPLPHGPAEPAFAGGGAGVYTSGVAAVLGSGSALRSHNETPVPPT
- a CDS encoding 2-hydroxyacid dehydrogenase is translated as MSTDVWLPIPPEEIEGLPDGPNYHFWNGEEDFPADPADCAFYVVPYMKPPAVGQRPLPAMSALEVLQTLSAGIDHVEPALPSLRPGVRLCNARGVHEASTAELTLTLVLASLRGVPDFVRAQDRGEWLGGFRPALADKNVLIVGYGSIGSAIEDRLAPFEVARVARVARSWRTTARGPVHPIAELPALLPDADVVIVSTPLNEATLGLVDAEFLAHMKDGALLVNVARGPVVDTKALLAELESGRLMAALDVTDPEPLPPGHPLWSAPGVLVSPHVGGPTSAFRPRAERLLVDQLGRFMNRRPLRNVILTTGTANGS
- a CDS encoding aldo/keto reductase, producing MERRTIGAGALEVGAVGLGCMPMSWAYSGSRQRGDESLRAVHRALDAGSSLLDTADMYGPFTNELLLGRVLRERRGDAFVSTKVGLLVGEQHIVANGRPGYVKRACDASLRRLQTDVIDLYQLHRADPEVPVEETWGAMAELVRAGKVRALGLCAVGARGGRRAGGRLHDGTIRQLRRVQQVFPVSTVEAELSVWSPEALETLLPWCEARGVGFLAAMPLGNGFLTGTLTPGEGFEPDDMRARHPRFTAEMMAANQPIVAGLRRVAARHGTSVTAAQVALAWVLAQGRHVVPVPGSKQERWVTENAAAGALRLTPQDLTEVAELPGARGSWE